In Thermobaculum terrenum ATCC BAA-798, the DNA window AACCAGCGTTAGGCGTGATCATTACGAGACCACCGAGAACACCGCTTATAGCCATGATTGCATCATAACGACCATCGACAGCTTTGCTCATCAACATAGACACAAGGCCAGCTGCAGCTGCGGCCACAGTAGTAGCAAGTGCAGCAGATACACCTTGCAGATTAGGTTCAAGACTGCTGCCGCCGTTGAATCCAAACCAGCCAAACCACAGGAGAGCGGTACCTATGACAGCGAGAGGTATGTTGTTAGCGTACTTTTCACTAGCTTCCTTAGCTGCCAAATCCTCATAGCCACTTGGAACTACAGTGGACTTCTTGAACTTGACGAATGGAGCATGCGAGGATAGTGTGGCTCTCCGCTTCAAGCTAGCTCCAAGTGCTAGGGTTATAGCAAGCCCAGCAAATCCAGCCTGAGCATGAACTACAACTCCGCCCGCAAAGTCACGCACCCCCATGCCATCTAGCCAACCTGTTCGCGTGCCCAATGTGGCAAACAAACCATTAGGGCTCCATACCAAGTGAGCAACCAGTGGGTAGAGTATGAGAGAGAAGAACAGCGAGTAAAGCAGCCACGCACTGAATTTTATACGTTCAGACACGCCAGCACCTATTAACGCCAGCGTGACGGTAGCAAACATCATCTGGAAGAGCACATAGGCATAGAGTGGTACACCTCCAGTTGCACTTCCGTCCGTAAATATAGTTGGCCAAGCGGATTGAGGATCACCACCAAAGAGGTAATGTATTGGGTTACCTATAATACCAGCCATGGTTGATGGGCTGAAAGCTAGACCGAACCCTATTATCAAAAATATTACCATCATCACTGAAGCTGCAGATAGGCTCTTCATTAGGCCATGCACTACATTCTTTTGTCGTGTGAGCCCTGCCTCCAGCATGCCTATCGAGGGCACCATTATAAATACCAAGAAAGCTCCCAGGAGAACCCAAAGAGTTCCCGGGACACTGATACTTATAGATCCATCACCTAAGGCACTAAGCAACTTCTCCGGCATCTCTTTACCCTCCACAATTTCTTTTGATTGCATACTATTCCTGAACTATGGGCGTTATATACGTCACAAGGCCGGAATAATCAGGAGGTGTTTGTGCATACTGCACAAATGGAACGTCATAATGAATAAGAACGTTACCTATATGCCATAAACATGGCATACGTTTACACTCGCTGTTATAATTCGGCAACATTTGATGTAGGCTACAAGAAACTCTTGATAGTAGGTGAAAGTACCTAGAGCATGACCGAAATAGAGGCTAAGCAAACAGAACAGGGCTTAAACATAAGGGACCAGATACTTCGTCCGCGTACGATAATTTCTTTTCTTATATCCTTAGTAATACTTATCTTCATATTTGCAAGACAAAACATTCCTGTAAAGGAAGTTATTGATAATGCACGCAATGCCAACCTACTATTCCTGGTTTTAGGTTTCGCTTTCTACTACGCTACATTCTATGTACGTACCATAAGATGGCAGCAAGTGCTGAATAACTCTGGCTATTCCAGCACAAATGATGCTCAGCTCCCGGGTACGCTAGGTCTTCTTAGAATTATTCTTCTCTCCTGGTTCGCCAACTCAGTACTGCCCGCTAAGCTAGGAGACGGTTACCGAGGATACCTATTGAAGAGAAACGCCAAAGTATCTTTCTCCAAGACCATGGGAACCATATTTGCCGAGAGAGTAGCAGATGTAGGGGTATTGTTCACACTTTTATTAGTGTCAGGAATAATAGCTTTCAGAACCAAGCTGCCTCCACATTTTGTGCTCTTGGTAACACTTGGTGGAACCCTTGCACTGGCTAGTTTTGGCATACTGGCCTCTGTTAAGTACGTCAGCGTGTATGTCCATAAGATCCTTCCGGGTAGGGTACGACCTTTCTACTCAAGATTGGAAGAGGGTATACTACTTGCATTTAGCAGAAGGCTAGATAGAATATTGTTGCTCACCGCTCTAATATGGATTTTGGAAAGCGCAAGATTCTGGGCGGTAGCGGTTGCCTTAGGAGCAAGTCTCACAATATCACAGGTGATATTCTTGGCGCTTGCCGCCTCTCTGCTTACGACCATTCCCTTCACACCTGCGGGATTTGGCGTAGTAGAGGGTGCGGTGATAACAGTACTACAATGGGTATATGTTGAGAAATCTCTAGCGGGTTCAATAGCGCTAATAGACCGCGGCATAACTTATTGGAGTGTCTTACTCGTAGGTGGACTCCTATATTTAGTTAGTGGGAATAAATAGATCGAGGGAAAATAGCGAAGCAATGCTTGATTCAAATCTAAAGGCATCTGCGAACATTAATGGAAAGCTATCATTGATACTGCCCGCTCGCAATGAAGAGGCAAACCTCCCCCGCGTCTTGGGGAGATGTATAGAAGTCCTCAACGAGACCCTGCCTGACTGGGAAATAATAGTCGTAAATGACGGTAGTCAGGATAAAACGGGAGAGATAGCTGAAGGCTTTGCAGCAAGGGATAGCAGGATAAGGGTAATTCATCATCCCCGAAATCTAGGCTACGGCTCGGCGTGGAGAAGCGGCTTCGCTGCCGCTCATGGTCAATATATTATGTGCATGGATTCTGACGGCCAGTTTGACATTGGAGACATCTCGTTGCTCTTACCTTATGTCAACCACTATGACATAGTTGCCGGTTACAGGACAAAGAGGCAAGATCCAGCACATCGTAAAGTGAACGCAGCTATATTTCATCTAGCAGCGAAGTTACTATTTGGCATACACCTTAAGGATATAGACTGCGGTTTCAAGATCTTTAGGGCAAGCCTTATAAAGAGCCTGCCTCTTAAGGCACCTGGGGCTCTGATAAATCTAGAGATATTTTCTTTCGCTAAGCTACGCAAGGCTTCAATAATAGAAGTAGGTGTGCATCACTATCCTCGCACCGCAGGTGTATCTACAGGTGCCAAACCTTCTGTAGTGCTGCAAGCGATGGCGGAAATACTCTTGTTGCGCCTCAGGGTATGGAAGGAAAGGATAAAAGTCTCCCCCTTGGTCGGAGCAGGCGCAGCTATCGGTGCCTTATTTGCAGTCCTAGGGATAGCGACAAGAGCTAGGAATAGGACGCGCAAAGAAAGGCATTAGACCTATATGCTATAATGCCGCTTGTGTGCACCCCCAGAGCGGAGTACGTTGGATGAACAACGCCTTTCTACCAGATTACCTTAGAAGAATAGATAAGCTAAGGAAATCACTCGCTGATCATGAGCTGGATGCTTTACTGGTCTTCAGTCAGGCAAACCGGCGTTACCTGACAGGATTCACAGCCAGAGACGTAGCCATAGGAGAGAGTTCAGGATACGTACTTATCACTCAAGAGAAAGCGTTGCTACTTGTTAACTCTCTGTATATTGAGCATGCTCAAAAAGAGGTCACAGCAGTAGAGCCATTTCTCGTAAAGGATAAGCCAAACATCGTTATATCTGATCTGCTAAGGTATCTGGGGCTACACAAGGTTGGCTTCGAAAGAGACTATGTAACATACGGGTTTATAGATGATCTTAGGTCCCACCTTGAAGACCGAGTAGAGCTTATCCCCGTCAAGGGGCTGGTAGAAGCTCAGCGAGTTATCAAAGACCCTTATGAACAGAATATGATCAGCGAAGCTGCCAAGATAGCTGATGCTGCATTTAGTAAGATGCTAGATCAGATATCCCCAGGGATGACAGAAAAGCAGGTCGCCAGATTACTAGATAATCTTATGATAGAGCTGGGAGCCGAAGGCCCCTCGTTTGAGACGATAGTTGCTGCTGGTCCAAATGCTGCCAGGCCACACCATGAGCCTACCGATAGACCAGTCCAAGAAGGAGAACCCATAATAGTAGATATGGGAGCTTTCTACCGTGGCTATTGCTCTGATATGACCCGCACATTCTGCTTAGGTAAACCAGACTCTAAGTTTGAAGAGGTTTATAACATTGTACTGGAGGCACATAATACTGCGAGATCAGCAATAAGGGCGGGACTTGACGGTGGGGAAATCGACGCTATAGCTAGAGGAATAATCGATCAGGCAGGTTACGGAGAAGCTTTCACCCATAGTCTGGGACACGGTGTAGGACTAGAAGTTCATGAGAAGCCAAGTCTGAGGAAGAACAGTGAAGATGTACTTCAAGAGGGGATGGTGGTAACTATTGAGCCAGGCATCTACATATCTGGATGGGGAGGAGTCAGGATAGAGAGCCTAGTTCTTGTGGACAACGGACCATCCGTACTTTCTCAAGCACCTATATTCAAAAACAGGTAAAGGAGTATTACTTCTTATGATATCGACTGGCGAACTTAGAAAAGGCAACACACTTGTAATCGATGGCGATCTCGTAAGGGTGTTGGATTTCCAGCATGTAAAGCTTGGAAGAGGATCTGCCTTTGTAAGAGTTCAGCTCAAAAACCTACGCACCGGTGCCATTACGGAGCGCACATTCCAAGCAGGCACCAAGTTTGAAACTGCAAGACTTGAAAGGCGTACCGTCCAATATCTGTACAATGACGGCGAGAACTATACTTTTATGGATACCGAGACCTTTGATCAACCCACTCTGAGCGCTGACCTCTTAGGAGATGCAGTCAAGTATCTGAAAGAGGGTATGAACATTGACCTACTTATGTATGGCGATGAGCCGATAGGAGTGGAGCTTCCCACAACGGTCGAACTGCAGGTCGTGCAAACCGACCCAGGTGTTAGAGGAGACACGGCAGCAGGAGGTAGTAAGCCTGCTAGACTGGAAACTGGACTAGTAGTACAGGTGCCTTTGTTCATCAATGAGGGAGATATCATAAGAGTTGATACTAGAACTGGGGAATATATAGAGCGGGTGGGATAATATGAGTCCGGAACACAAAGAATTCGATCTTTCCAAGCTACTAGATCAAGGACTTAGGGACCTAATAGATTTAGTAAGCCAGGGCAAGGTAACTGAGCTGGAAATAGAGCAAGGAGGTTTCAGGCTAAGGCTAAGAAACGATGTTAATATACCTCATCAAGCACAGCCTATACCTCATGCGCAAGTAGAAACTTACCCAGTTCAGACTCCCCCCCCTCAGCAGGTAACTCAACCTACTCAAGCTCCAGCCACTACGGAACAGACAGAATCGCAACACATAGTGCCCATCACTGCACCTATGGTAGGCACTTTCTATACTTCACCAAGCCCAGATGCGGATCCTTACGTCAAAGTTGGGGATTTCATCCGTCCGGGACAAACGATCGGTATCATTGAGGCGATGAAGATTATGAACGATGTGCCTGCTGAGATAGGCGGACGTGTGGTGGAGATCGTTGCTCAAAACGGACAAGCGGTGGAATATGGCCAACCACTGATGCTGGTAGATACTTCTGCCACACCTGAATAGCTCATAGGAGATGTCAGTTGTACCTGCTGACCGTTAGCGATATAAATTTCTATCTCCAGCAGCTGCTTGAGACTGATCGTCTACTGAGCGATGTTTGGATCCAAGGTGAGATCAGTAACCTAAGCCAGTCGAGTAAAGGACACTTCTACTTTACACTCAAAGACGGGGAATCTCAGCTTTCTTGTGTGTTGTTCAAGCAGGATCTAATACACGTACAGGCTGAGCTTGCTAACGGCCAAGCAGTTATCGCCCATGGCAGAGTGTCTATTTGGAAGCAATCAGGTAAGTTACAGTTCTACGTGGATATAGTACAGCCAGAAGGTACTGGTAGATTGGAGCTTGAGTTCCAGGCTCTCAAAGCAAAGCTCGAGGCCGAAGGGCTTTTTGATGAGAGCAGGAAGAGATCCATTCCCAAGTTCCCATCAGCAATAGGGATAGTTACCAGTAAGCATGGTGCTGTACTACATGACATCCTCAACATACTCAGGCGCAGGTATCCACTAGCAGAGGTAATACTGTCTCACACTCAAGTTCAAGGAGATGGTGCATCCTTACAGATAGCAGCTGCTATTGAGAAGCTACATAAGACTGCAAAAGTAGACGTGATAATCCTGGCAAGAGGTGGTGGATCTAGAGAAGAGCTTTGGGCCTTCAATGAAGAATGCGTGGCTAGGGCTATATATGCCTGCCCAGTACCTGTGATCAGCGCCATAGGGCACGAGACAGACTACACTATAGCCGATTATGTAGCTGATCTAAGAGCCCCAACTCCATCCGCAGCCGCTGAGCTAGTAGTGCCTAACGTCGCGGAGCTGAGGCAATCCCTCGATCACATGCTAAACATAGCTAGCATGAACATGAGACAAAAATTGCGGCAGTGTATGGAGGATGTGCAGCACATGCACTCTCATCTCAAGAGAACAAGCCCTATACATGCTATACATAGGCATAGAGAGAAGCTATCTCTGCTCAATGATAACGCACTTAGCAGGGTAAGACACCTGATAGAACTCAAGAAAAGCAACTTGGAAACTATGGCTCTTAGTTTGAACGCTCTGAACCCTAAGGCTGTACTTGGCAGAGGATATTCTGTAACTACCACGGAGGATGGTAAGGTTCTTAGATCAATCGATGATGTAGGGAATACTAAAGCGATAACAACCAGGCTCGCCGACGGCTTTATAAAATCTATGGTAGATCAAACAGTAAAGCAGGTAGAGAGGTAGGTACTATGAGTACGGATAGGGATACATCCCAACTGAATTTTGAAGAAGCCTACTCTAGATTGGAGGAGCTCATTCACAAATTGGATGCTGGAGGTCTAACACTTGAGGACGCTCTCGCCTGCTATGAGGAAGCGTACGCACTCGTATCTAGGTGCAACTCTATACTCCAACAAGCTGAACTTAGGCTCAGACAGATAGAGGAAGAGGCTGCCGAATACGCAGCTACTGATGACCTGATTTCGAAAACAGAATCTTACTCTGAAGATGAAGAGGATTCTGATCTCAGTTGGAATTATGACTATCGCAGATAGAAGCTGTGAAGGCACTTATGAAAATAGAAAGCCTCACCCTCTATAAAGTCCCACCAAGATGGCTCTTCCTGAAGATCCGCACGGACGAAGGGCTGGAGGGCTGGGGAGAACCAATCGTAGAAGGAAAGGCTGACACTGTTGCAGCAGCCATCAGTGAGATGGCTGATTACATTGTGGGCCAGCCAGCGAACCACATAGAGGATATATGGCAGGCAGTATATAGAGGGGGTTTCTACAGGGGTGGACCAATACTCACCAGCGCGCTCTCCGGAATAGAGCAGGCTTTATGGGATTTAAAGGGCAAGTCTTTGGGTGTACCCATATATGAACTATTGGGTGGCCCTGTGAGAGATCGTATGAAGGTTTACTCCTGGGTTCACGGAGATACTCCCCAACAGCTGGCAGAATCAGTACTATCACGCGTTAATGCAGGCTATCAGGCCATCAAGATGGGTGTTCCAGGACCAAATACCTGGATAGACACTCCCCAAAAGCTGGATCTAATAATAGAGTCCGTCGCCCTAGTCAGGGAGGCAGTAGGTAACGATATAGCTATAGGAGTAGACTTCCACGGAAGAATACACAAAGGTATGGCAAGAAGCCTCGTGAGGGAACTTGAGCCATTCAAGCTTATGTTTATCGAGGAGCCTTTCCCTCCCGGGCACGAGGACTCATTAAGAGACTTGAGAGCTATCACTGGTATTCCAATCGCACTTGGAGAACGCCTGTACACTAGATGGGGTTTCAAGGAAATCATCTCCAAAGGATTGGCTGACGTTATACAGCCGGACTTAAGCCATGCTGGAGGTATCTTGGAAGTTAAGAAGATAGCTGCTATGGCAGAGGCTTATGATATCGCACTTGCTCCCCATTGCCCACTAGGCCCAATAGCTCTTGCTGCATCTCTACAAGTGGATTTTTGTACTCCGAATGCACTCATACAAGAGCAAAGCCTAGAGATACACTACCATAAGGAGTCAGAGCTGCTCTCTTACCTGGCCAATCCTGAGGTATTCAATTTCTCAGATGGATATGTATTACTGCCACTTGACCCTGGACTGGGAATAACAATTGACGAGGAGAAGGTTAGGAACGCTTCTCAAATTGGCCATAACTGGCGCAGTCCAATATGGAGAAACGTGGATGGGTCGATAGCGGAGTGGTGAGGGAACATCCTCACCACTCCTTCGATACTAGTAAGCTCGTGCGAAGTACACTTTTACTTGTGCCTTGTTTCCACATCTAATACAAGTACCAGGATCTTCGGGCTGGGCCAAAGGCACCACTCTGATAGTTGCACGAGTCTCCTCTTTGACCGCAGCCTCACACTCATCACTACCACACCATCCTGCGTAGATGAACCCTCTCTTGTTATCAAGAACCTCCAACATTTGAGCAACACTCTCACACTCAAACGTGTGTTCGTCTCTGAACTGCTTGGCGCGGTCGAACAGAGACTGCTGTATATCAGCTAAGGTTTGCTGCAGCCTTACAACAAGGTCGTTCAGAGGTACCTGAGATTTATCCCTATTGTCTCTACGCACAAGCACAACAGCGCTATTGGCAACATCTCTTGGACCAACCTCAAGCCTTACTGGCACCCCCTTGAGCTCCCATTCATTAAATTTCCAACCAGGAGTCTTCTCCTCACTCAGATCTATGTGCAGTCGGAAAGAATCTCCTAGAACTTCCTTTATCCTATCTATGTGCTCCAAGACCTTCTGTTTGTCTTCTTCGCTTCTCCATATAGGAACTACTACCACCTGAATTGGGGCAACTTTAGGAGGTATTATCAAACCCGAATCATCACCATGAACCATTATTATTCCACCTATGGTGCGAGTAGAGAGCCCCCAACTAGTGGTATACCCATACTTGCGCTCGCCATCCTTATCTAGAAATGTTATGTCAAAAGCCTTAGCAAAATGATCGGCAAAGTCGTGACTAGTAGCAGACTGGAGCGCCCTACCATCTCCCATAAGTGCCTCTACGGTATAGGTCTCAGCGGCACCCGGGAACCTCTCAGAAGGAGTCTTGCGACCAGGGATAACCGGTATTGCTAGATCTTCCTCAAGGAACGACCTGTAGACCTCAAGCATAAGCAAAGTACGTTCTGTGGCTTCCTCGGCCGAAGCGTGTAGAGTATGACCTTCTTGCCATAGGAACTCAGCTGTACGCAGGAACAGCCTAGTATGTAGCTCCCAGCGCACCACACTATTCCATTGGTTGATCAATATCGGCAGGTCCCTATAGCTCTGCACCCACTTGGAATACATCTGCATTATTATCGCCTCAGAAGTAGGGCGTACCGCTAATCTCTCCTCAAGCTCTTCGTTCCCCCCATGTGTCACCCATGCTACTTGAGGATTAAAGCCTTCAACGTGCTCTGCTTCCTTTCTGAGTAAACTCTCAGGAATAAGCAGAGGGAAGTAGGCATTGACTACCCCTGTCGCCTTGAACCTTGCGTCCAATAATTTCTGTATGTTTTCCCATATAGCGTATCCATAAGGTCTATAGACCATCATTCCCCTGACCGGGCTGTAATCAGCAAGCTGAGCCCCAAGCACAACGTCGTTGTACCATGCAGCAAAATCCTCGCTCCTCTTCGTTATCTTCTGCACATATTCAGAGCTAGTGCTTGACATTATCCACCTCCAGATAAATTTTTCTTAGCAGGTCGTAATAAAAAACCCGCCCTTCGAAGCGCAAGACTTCGAGGACGGGTTCTATAACTTCCCGCGGTACCACCTCGATTGGAGCTTGAAACTCCCACCTCAGTGACCAGCAAACGCTGATCAGCCCTTTAACGGGGGCAGCGTACTGCCTTATCGTCCATAAGACGCTTCGACAGAGGCTCCGGGGTGGGTTCAGCACAGCCTACTGTCCGGTTCTCACCATGTTCCGGATCTCTGTATTTCTCAGCTGGTGCCTACTATTCCCCTTCAGCGCCTTGTCTATATATTAGTTTTCTGACGTAAGGAGATTAGCAGTTTACCAGATCTATAGTCAAATAATCCTACGAAGCCAAAGATAGTCGCCTGGATCTCTTAGCCAAATCTATGAGTTCATCAGCACTTTGCAGGGATCTATCTGTCACAGGCATACCACCAAGCATGGCTGCTAACTCATGTCTGATGCCCTCCCTGTCGAGCTTATCAACTCTTGTCGTTGTTAGGTTGTCCTGAATAACCTTAGTTATCTTGAAGTGTGTATCTGCGTAAGCAGCTACCTGTGCTAAATGGGTTATGGCTATCACCTGGTGATTACTTGCCAGTCCGGTTAGCTTTTCACCAACTATCCTACCACTACGACCACCAATGCCAACATCCACCTCGTCAAATACCAATGTGGGAGTGGTGTCTGCCGCAGACAATACAGTCCTTATCGCCAGCATAATACGAGATATCTCTCCTCCAGACGCAACCTTAGCAATAGGTTTGAGCGGTTCCCCCGGATTAGGCGATACCAACAACTCTATGTCGTCAGCACCAGTTTGATCTATGCCTACCTCTGTCCCATCTATGGAGATTGAATAGTCAGAAGGTTGCTTATAACCAACTTTTATCTCGATCTGGGCATTGGTCATCAGCAGATCGTTTAGCTCTTGCTCTATCTTTCTACCTAAATCCTTGGCAGCTTTTGATCTTATAGAAGATAAATCTTTGGCCTTCTGTGCCAATTGCTGCCGAAGATTCTCAAGCTGGGTTTCCAGCTTCCTTATCTTTTCGTCGCTGTTCTCGATATCAGAAAGCTCAGCCTCAGCATTGTCCCGATACTGGAGTATCTCCTCAATAGTAGCCCCATACTTTCGTTTTAGCTTGTTTATAAGATCCAGGCGTTCTTCAACCACCTCGAGCATGCCGGGATCAAACTCTATGGAATCTCTATATCTACGAATACTAAGCGAGGCTTCTTCAACAGCAACAACCGCCTCAGATATCATGTCCAAATTAGAGGACAAGGAGTTGTCAAGGCGTACCAATTCTTCAAGAAGACTCTGAGCTTGCTGAAGCTGATCTATCGCACTTGTACTAGAGGAGTACAAGGACTGATAGGCATTGTCAGCTAGTTGAGCTAGCTTTTCAGCGTTAGCTAGCAAGTTCCTTCGTTTTAGTAGTTCTTCATCTTCACCAGGCTGTAGATCAGCCGAGCTGATCTCTTCAATCTGATAACGCAGCATATCGGCACGGCGTTCTGCCTCACGTTGACCGGAAACCAGAGCATCCAATTCAGATTGCACTTGCCTGATTTCGTTATACAGCTGGCTCACCTCAGAGCGTAGATCGATAGCGCCTGCGTAGTGATCGAGCATATCCCTTTGGGCGGAAGGTCGCAAGAGAACTAGATGTTCTGATTGACCAGTAATATCCACTAGATTCTCGCCCAGTTGCCTTAGAAGAGTTACGGGAACAAGGGAGCCGTTGATCCTTGCAGACGATCTACCACTCGAGCTAATCTCCCGAGTAATAATGAGCTCCTCTGAGGGATCAAGCCCATTAGACTCCAGAAGTTCACTTACTTCCCTAAGTACACCCCCCTCCAACACGAACATAGCCTGAATAAGGGAGGAAGAGGCTCCAGTACGCACCATATCAGGAGACGCTCGACCACCCAACACAAGGTCAAGAGCATCAATTATTATGCTTTTCCCAGCACCTGTCTCCCCTGTGAAGGCGTTGAAGCCAGGACTAAAGCTGATGTTTATCTCCGAAATGATTGCAAAATCTCTGATATGGAGCTCAGCCAGCACCTAAGAGTTCCCCACAAACTTGGTCTAAGAAATCCTAACAAGTTAAATATTATGTCGCAATAAAAAAGGTCGAGCTACTAAAGCTCGACCTAAAAGAAAAAGGGATCACCGGAGATGATGACTAAGCTAGCCTTCCTCCGGTGATGCCCTTACTACCTGATGTGTCCATGGGCATCACCTCCTTTACCCTAAACGGAAAACCTAAGGTTTTCTTAACTACTGGCAGCATATCAGGGGTTGAGTCCCATGTCAAGCAGATTCGCCAATTAGAATACCCAGAAATCTCTTGCATACCTACGAGCAACAGGTTGAGCAAGTAGTATTACCGCAACAAAAACTAGATAATACAGCACCAGAGACTTAGGTCCAACAATGAGCCTAAGTTCGCTAGCAGCAGATATTTCACTTATGGAGTTTGCTATATATACGATTGCCAGTACGAATTTGCCAGTTAACCACCCAATGGCACTTCCTAAGGACGCCGATAACACTCCTAACACAACCGTTAGGACGGTAAGTATCATTTCCAGAGGAATAAGAGGTGCTACCAAGACATTCGCCAGTATAGCCAAGTGTGAGACCTTACCGAAATAGAAGATCAGTAATGGCATAGTGCTAGCCTGAGCTACAAAGGAGATGCTAACTGTTTCCCGAAGTAATTCTGGAAGACGAGCCATGGCCCTGGCCACCGATGGGTACAACCATATTATGCCAGCCGTAGCCAACACTGAGAGCTGCATGCCTATATCGTAGATCGAGAAAGGTTGCAGGGCAGAGATAAGCAAAAGAGCAAAGCACAAGGACCTCCCGGAATCATTCTGACGGCCGATCCACCTACCCCAAAGGGATGTGACAGCCATCACGGAGGCTCTAACCACCGGGGAGGACATGCCCGATAAACCCATATATATTGGGACAAGAATAAATGCAAGGCACATCGAGCCTCTTATGCCTATTAAGGGCCGAAGGAAAGCTATAACTATCAACACCAATATGGTTACATTGAAACCAGAAGCAACCAGTATGTGTGAAAGCCCAGACTCACGAAAGTCCCTTTCAATATCTTCGGGAACGTTGCCGGCATTACCTAAAATCATGCTCTCAGCTA includes these proteins:
- a CDS encoding M24 family metallopeptidase, with product MNNAFLPDYLRRIDKLRKSLADHELDALLVFSQANRRYLTGFTARDVAIGESSGYVLITQEKALLLVNSLYIEHAQKEVTAVEPFLVKDKPNIVISDLLRYLGLHKVGFERDYVTYGFIDDLRSHLEDRVELIPVKGLVEAQRVIKDPYEQNMISEAAKIADAAFSKMLDQISPGMTEKQVARLLDNLMIELGAEGPSFETIVAAGPNAARPHHEPTDRPVQEGEPIIVDMGAFYRGYCSDMTRTFCLGKPDSKFEEVYNIVLEAHNTARSAIRAGLDGGEIDAIARGIIDQAGYGEAFTHSLGHGVGLEVHEKPSLRKNSEDVLQEGMVVTIEPGIYISGWGGVRIESLVLVDNGPSVLSQAPIFKNR
- the accB gene encoding acetyl-CoA carboxylase biotin carboxyl carrier protein, translating into MSPEHKEFDLSKLLDQGLRDLIDLVSQGKVTELEIEQGGFRLRLRNDVNIPHQAQPIPHAQVETYPVQTPPPQQVTQPTQAPATTEQTESQHIVPITAPMVGTFYTSPSPDADPYVKVGDFIRPGQTIGIIEAMKIMNDVPAEIGGRVVEIVAQNGQAVEYGQPLMLVDTSATPE
- a CDS encoding glycosyltransferase family 2 protein, whose protein sequence is MGINRSRENSEAMLDSNLKASANINGKLSLILPARNEEANLPRVLGRCIEVLNETLPDWEIIVVNDGSQDKTGEIAEGFAARDSRIRVIHHPRNLGYGSAWRSGFAAAHGQYIMCMDSDGQFDIGDISLLLPYVNHYDIVAGYRTKRQDPAHRKVNAAIFHLAAKLLFGIHLKDIDCGFKIFRASLIKSLPLKAPGALINLEIFSFAKLRKASIIEVGVHHYPRTAGVSTGAKPSVVLQAMAEILLLRLRVWKERIKVSPLVGAGAAIGALFAVLGIATRARNRTRKERH
- a CDS encoding ammonium transporter, producing the protein MPEKLLSALGDGSISISVPGTLWVLLGAFLVFIMVPSIGMLEAGLTRQKNVVHGLMKSLSAASVMMVIFLIIGFGLAFSPSTMAGIIGNPIHYLFGGDPQSAWPTIFTDGSATGGVPLYAYVLFQMMFATVTLALIGAGVSERIKFSAWLLYSLFFSLILYPLVAHLVWSPNGLFATLGTRTGWLDGMGVRDFAGGVVVHAQAGFAGLAITLALGASLKRRATLSSHAPFVKFKKSTVVPSGYEDLAAKEASEKYANNIPLAVIGTALLWFGWFGFNGGSSLEPNLQGVSAALATTVAAAAAGLVSMLMSKAVDGRYDAIMAISGVLGGLVMITPNAGYVDPGASLVLGVLAGVVTFGATKIMEKYLYQIDDPIGGFPVHGVNGVLGSMLVPVFARPDVSGLPVAGLLYGGGTDALVWLGIQTLGIAVVCTLVFFASYAFIKVSSAFVKVRAAFEEEAAGLDLVDHGVYKEEIPAKTVGTLAKESTA
- the xseA gene encoding exodeoxyribonuclease VII large subunit, producing MYLLTVSDINFYLQQLLETDRLLSDVWIQGEISNLSQSSKGHFYFTLKDGESQLSCVLFKQDLIHVQAELANGQAVIAHGRVSIWKQSGKLQFYVDIVQPEGTGRLELEFQALKAKLEAEGLFDESRKRSIPKFPSAIGIVTSKHGAVLHDILNILRRRYPLAEVILSHTQVQGDGASLQIAAAIEKLHKTAKVDVIILARGGGSREELWAFNEECVARAIYACPVPVISAIGHETDYTIADYVADLRAPTPSAAAELVVPNVAELRQSLDHMLNIASMNMRQKLRQCMEDVQHMHSHLKRTSPIHAIHRHREKLSLLNDNALSRVRHLIELKKSNLETMALSLNALNPKAVLGRGYSVTTTEDGKVLRSIDDVGNTKAITTRLADGFIKSMVDQTVKQVER
- a CDS encoding lysylphosphatidylglycerol synthase transmembrane domain-containing protein, whose amino-acid sequence is MTEIEAKQTEQGLNIRDQILRPRTIISFLISLVILIFIFARQNIPVKEVIDNARNANLLFLVLGFAFYYATFYVRTIRWQQVLNNSGYSSTNDAQLPGTLGLLRIILLSWFANSVLPAKLGDGYRGYLLKRNAKVSFSKTMGTIFAERVADVGVLFTLLLVSGIIAFRTKLPPHFVLLVTLGGTLALASFGILASVKYVSVYVHKILPGRVRPFYSRLEEGILLAFSRRLDRILLLTALIWILESARFWAVAVALGASLTISQVIFLALAASLLTTIPFTPAGFGVVEGAVITVLQWVYVEKSLAGSIALIDRGITYWSVLLVGGLLYLVSGNK
- the xseB gene encoding exodeoxyribonuclease VII small subunit encodes the protein MSTDRDTSQLNFEEAYSRLEELIHKLDAGGLTLEDALACYEEAYALVSRCNSILQQAELRLRQIEEEAAEYAATDDLISKTESYSEDEEDSDLSWNYDYRR
- the efp gene encoding elongation factor P, giving the protein MISTGELRKGNTLVIDGDLVRVLDFQHVKLGRGSAFVRVQLKNLRTGAITERTFQAGTKFETARLERRTVQYLYNDGENYTFMDTETFDQPTLSADLLGDAVKYLKEGMNIDLLMYGDEPIGVELPTTVELQVVQTDPGVRGDTAAGGSKPARLETGLVVQVPLFINEGDIIRVDTRTGEYIERVG